From the genome of Cynocephalus volans isolate mCynVol1 chromosome 14, mCynVol1.pri, whole genome shotgun sequence, one region includes:
- the LOC134362726 gene encoding melanoma inhibitory activity protein 2-like: MEVPGAAPQPYLGLVLGELCRTVAAWPEDLRPGPGFPWELVTCVALTAFLILLFLWRSVRSVRSRLYVGREKRLAEKLSGLIEEKCKLLDKLSVVQEEYEGLESAVKGASFEKESTEAQSLEATYGKLSRSKSKLEDEIVSLAIELKEQKSKHCEQDELVADISKRIQSLEDESKSIQSQVAEAKLICKIFQMNEERLKVAIKDALNENSQLRESQKQLLQEAEVLKEQVSELHKQKITFEDSRVHAEQVLSEKENHIKSLTERLLKMKDWAAVLGEDMMADDLELEMKSESQN; encoded by the coding sequence atggaggtgcccggggctgcccctcagccgtacttggggctggtcctgggagagctgtgcaggactgtggcagcatggcctgaagacctgagaccgggccctggttttccatgggaactggtgacatgtgtgGCTCTTACtgcatttttgattctcttgtttttgtggagaagtgttcgatcggtgagaagccggctgtatgtaggaagagagaaaagacttgctgaaaagctttctggactaattgaagaaaaatgtaaactacttgacaaactcagcgttgttcaagaggagtatgaaggcttagagtcagctgtgaagggtgccagctttgagaaggagtcaacagaagcacaaagcttggaggcaacctatggaaAGCTGAGCaggtccaaatctaaacttgaggatgaaatagtctctctagcaatagaattaaaagaacagaaatctaaacattgtgagcaagacgAATTGGtggcagatatttcaaaaaggatacagtccctagaagatgaatcgaaatccatccagtcacaagtagctgaagccaaactaatctgcaaaatatttcaaatgaatgaagaacgtctgaaggtggcaataaaagatgccttgaatgaaaattcccaacttcgggaaagccagaaacagcttttacaagaagcggaagtattgaaagaacaagtgagtgaacttcataaacagaaaataacatttgaagacTCCAGAGTCCACGCAGAACAAGttctgagtgagaaagaaaatcacatcaagtctctgactgaacgcttgctcaagatgaaagactgggctgctgtgcttggagaagacatgatggctgatgacttggaattggagatgaagagtgaatcacaaaat